In one window of Thermoproteales archaeon DNA:
- a CDS encoding ECF transporter S component, producing the protein MRKSLELSLTALLVGLSVLFRYAKNVFTTVQFVNFPLVFCIFSGLFFGSRVGFAVGFLSYVISDFLILPGVWTFVNSLLAGLIGLLWGILGKRFIRYRIEFFVLVFLSVFLFDIASSVILYLIFGFSLLDAFVWGVVGLFLPVFGGRLIGVGPITEASTSFIVCFLSWELEKRGVYVGGEKV; encoded by the coding sequence TTTACTTGTCGGTCTGTCTGTATTGTTTAGATATGCCAAAAATGTCTTTACAACTGTACAATTTGTCAATTTTCCTCTCGTTTTTTGCATTTTCTCCGGCTTGTTTTTTGGGAGTCGAGTCGGGTTTGCAGTTGGTTTTCTCTCATATGTTATTTCTGATTTTCTTATTTTACCCGGTGTTTGGACCTTTGTTAATTCTTTGTTGGCAGGTCTTATTGGATTGTTATGGGGAATTCTTGGAAAACGCTTTATCCGCTATAGGATTGAGTTCTTTGTATTAGTTTTTTTGAGCGTTTTCCTTTTTGATATAGCCTCTTCTGTTATTCTTTACTTAATTTTTGGTTTTAGCTTATTAGATGCTTTTGTATGGGGGGTTGTGGGCTTGTTTCTTCCGGTTTTTGGAGGGAGACTTATAGGTGTTGGTCCTATTACTGAAGCTTCTACCTCTTTTATTGTCTGTTTTTTAAGTTGGGAACTTGAAAAAAGAGGTGTCTATGTTGGTGGGGAAAAAGTTTAG